A window of the Microbacterium sp. LWH13-1.2 genome harbors these coding sequences:
- a CDS encoding D-alanine--D-alanine ligase: MRVLVIGGGQNAEHDVSLASAAAVAEALGVGGYEVDTVTISRDGIWEVAGVSEGATAAFSLALAMRLLAEADVVFPAVHGALGEDGVLAALCALAGVRVVGSGPRVGAIGMDKWATKLVAEAAGLRTARGRLIDAADCGDAEFDGPVVVKPVSAGSSYGVSLVRDADELGAALQEAARFDRRILVEEVVQGREIDVAVIREPSGVRWAAPPLEIHASGLFDTAMKYDGSARFTVPARLSEDDATALRRAALTMFDALGCAGVARMDFFLTAEGPVLNEINTMPGLTAASQVPRMFAAADVSYVDLVSRLVRAAEVPGR; this comes from the coding sequence GTGAGGGTGCTCGTCATCGGAGGAGGGCAGAACGCCGAGCACGACGTCTCACTCGCCTCTGCCGCGGCGGTCGCCGAGGCATTGGGCGTCGGCGGATACGAGGTCGACACGGTGACGATCTCGCGCGACGGGATCTGGGAGGTGGCGGGCGTCTCGGAGGGTGCCACCGCCGCCTTCTCCCTGGCTCTCGCGATGCGGCTGCTCGCGGAGGCCGACGTCGTATTCCCCGCAGTGCATGGAGCACTCGGGGAAGACGGCGTGCTCGCGGCGCTGTGTGCGCTGGCGGGAGTTCGAGTGGTCGGATCGGGGCCTCGGGTCGGGGCTATCGGCATGGACAAGTGGGCGACGAAGCTCGTCGCCGAGGCAGCGGGGCTGCGCACTGCCCGCGGACGCCTGATCGATGCGGCGGACTGCGGGGACGCCGAGTTCGACGGCCCGGTGGTCGTCAAACCGGTGTCGGCGGGCTCGAGCTATGGCGTCTCGCTGGTGCGCGACGCGGATGAGCTCGGAGCTGCGCTGCAGGAGGCGGCGCGGTTCGACCGCCGCATCCTCGTCGAGGAGGTCGTGCAGGGACGCGAGATCGACGTCGCGGTGATCCGGGAGCCCAGCGGGGTGCGGTGGGCGGCTCCGCCGCTGGAGATCCACGCGTCAGGGCTCTTCGACACCGCCATGAAATACGACGGCAGCGCACGGTTCACGGTGCCGGCTCGGCTCTCGGAGGACGATGCGACCGCGCTCCGTCGGGCCGCCCTGACGATGTTCGATGCGCTCGGCTGCGCCGGCGTCGCCAGGATGGACTTCTTCCTCACGGCGGAGGGGCCGGTGCTGAACGAGATCAACACGATGCCGGGGCTGACCGCGGCATCGCAGGTCCCGCGCATGTTCGCGGCGGCCGACGTGTCATACGTCGACCTGGTGTCGCGCCTCGTGCGCGCCGCCGAGGTGCCGGGGCGGTGA
- a CDS encoding DNA alkylation repair protein yields the protein MSDMTVAEALAELAAIEDPKMRAANEKRGDDHGMNLSRLRGVAKRIKTDQPLAKELWATGDTGARLLALLVCKPREFTADELDAMLRQTHAPKVNDWFVNYVAKKTPLAEELRLRWFGDSDPTVAAAAWSLTTVRVAKDADGLDLEHLLDLIERDLQDAPKRLQWSMNETLANIGIFHPELRARALEIGERLQVLADYPTAPGCTSPFAPIWIGEIVRRREG from the coding sequence ATGTCCGACATGACCGTCGCCGAAGCACTGGCCGAGCTGGCCGCGATCGAGGATCCGAAGATGCGCGCCGCGAACGAGAAGCGGGGCGACGACCACGGCATGAACCTCAGCCGGCTCCGCGGGGTGGCCAAGCGCATCAAGACCGATCAGCCCCTCGCGAAGGAGCTGTGGGCGACGGGCGACACCGGTGCACGTCTGCTCGCCCTGCTCGTCTGCAAGCCCCGCGAGTTCACCGCCGACGAGCTCGACGCGATGCTGCGGCAGACGCACGCGCCCAAGGTCAACGACTGGTTCGTCAACTACGTCGCCAAGAAGACGCCGCTCGCCGAAGAGCTGCGCCTGCGCTGGTTCGGCGACTCCGACCCGACGGTCGCCGCCGCGGCGTGGTCGCTCACGACCGTGCGCGTCGCGAAGGACGCCGACGGCCTCGACCTCGAGCACCTGCTCGACTTGATCGAGCGCGATCTGCAGGATGCTCCGAAGCGCCTGCAGTGGTCGATGAACGAGACGCTCGCGAACATCGGCATCTTCCACCCCGAGCTGCGCGCGAGGGCGCTCGAGATCGGCGAGCGCCTGCAGGTGCTCGCCGACTACCCGACGGCACCGGGCTGCACCTCGCCGTTCGCGCCGATCTGGATCGGCGAGATCGTGCGGCGGCGCGAGGGCTGA
- a CDS encoding cold-shock protein, with the protein MATGTVKWFNAEKGFGFIAPDDGTDDLFAHYSAIAGSGFKELRENQKVEFDAERGPKGMQAANIRAL; encoded by the coding sequence ATGGCCACTGGCACTGTGAAATGGTTCAACGCGGAAAAGGGCTTCGGCTTCATCGCTCCCGATGACGGCACGGACGACCTTTTCGCCCACTACTCGGCAATCGCCGGCTCCGGTTTCAAGGAGCTCCGCGAGAACCAGAAGGTCGAATTCGACGCTGAGCGTGGCCCCAAGGGCATGCAGGCGGCGAACATCCGCGCTCTCTGA
- a CDS encoding SRPBCC family protein → MVQIIETIDVHVPIDVAYNQWTQFESFPEFLDEVESIVQIDDTHNRWTVKVGGATREFDAEITEQHPDERVAWKSVGGDTEHAGVVTFHKIEDLTTRVTVQIDWEPEGFLEKVGSLVGAGSHAVKKDLKNFKEFMEKRGAETGAWRGDVDA, encoded by the coding sequence ATGGTGCAGATCATCGAGACCATCGACGTCCACGTTCCGATCGACGTCGCCTACAACCAGTGGACCCAGTTCGAGAGCTTCCCCGAGTTCCTCGACGAGGTCGAGTCCATCGTCCAGATCGACGACACCCACAACCGCTGGACCGTGAAGGTGGGCGGCGCGACGCGTGAGTTCGACGCCGAGATCACCGAGCAGCATCCTGATGAGCGGGTGGCGTGGAAGAGCGTCGGCGGCGACACGGAGCATGCCGGTGTCGTGACGTTCCACAAGATCGAGGACCTCACGACCCGCGTGACCGTGCAGATCGACTGGGAGCCCGAAGGCTTCCTCGAGAAGGTCGGCTCCCTCGTGGGCGCAGGCTCGCACGCGGTGAAGAAGGACCTGAAGAACTTCAAGGAGTTCATGGAGAAGCGCGGTGCCGAGACCGGTGCGTGGCGCGGTGACGTAGACGCCTGA
- a CDS encoding acyltransferase family protein → MTARVGWPDVAKGVCIILVVLWHVVTKHAIEVEGAGPITDAWATLNAQLLPLRMPLFFLISGMFAGSAVNAPAGVSWRRRAGRLAAVYVIWVVIQTFVLAWTPDFDTARAENGWQLLAQLTISPTNLWYLLALAVYLLIARVVRHVPTAVVLPVAFAIAAIAAAGLIPDLGNLWQLVQNLLFFLAGLRLRSSIERFAAASGPLRTVMLGAAYVGAVGAVGVLGMRQWPGVWPMLAIVAVAFGVAACSLLDRHAGVIARPLRRIGRRTLPIYVIHMIPLALIDGALRGSGWVATPAVEVAWPIVLTAVVIAICLAVHAGLVRVGLGVLFDPLLLVDRVAAARTAG, encoded by the coding sequence GTGACCGCGCGCGTCGGCTGGCCTGATGTCGCGAAGGGCGTCTGCATCATCCTGGTGGTGCTGTGGCATGTGGTCACCAAACACGCGATCGAGGTCGAGGGGGCGGGGCCGATCACCGACGCCTGGGCGACGCTCAACGCCCAGCTGCTCCCATTGCGGATGCCGCTGTTCTTCCTGATCTCGGGGATGTTCGCCGGGAGCGCCGTGAATGCGCCGGCCGGGGTCTCGTGGCGTCGCCGCGCAGGGCGTCTCGCCGCGGTCTACGTCATCTGGGTCGTGATCCAGACGTTCGTGCTCGCGTGGACGCCGGACTTTGACACGGCGAGGGCCGAAAACGGATGGCAGCTGCTCGCGCAGCTCACCATCAGCCCGACGAACCTCTGGTACCTGCTGGCGCTCGCGGTGTATCTCCTGATCGCGCGCGTGGTTCGTCACGTGCCGACCGCGGTGGTGCTGCCCGTCGCGTTCGCGATCGCCGCGATCGCCGCCGCGGGACTCATCCCGGATCTGGGCAACCTGTGGCAGCTCGTGCAGAACCTTCTCTTCTTCCTTGCGGGCCTTCGGCTGAGGTCGAGCATCGAGCGCTTCGCCGCGGCATCCGGGCCCCTCCGCACTGTCATGCTCGGAGCGGCATATGTCGGCGCGGTCGGTGCCGTGGGGGTGCTGGGCATGCGGCAGTGGCCGGGCGTCTGGCCGATGCTCGCGATCGTCGCGGTCGCGTTCGGCGTCGCGGCGTGCTCTCTGCTCGACCGTCATGCGGGGGTGATCGCCCGCCCGCTGCGCCGGATCGGCCGGCGGACGCTGCCGATCTATGTGATCCATATGATCCCGCTGGCGCTGATCGACGGTGCCCTCCGAGGCTCGGGCTGGGTCGCGACCCCGGCGGTGGAGGTCGCCTGGCCGATCGTGCTCACGGCCGTCGTGATCGCGATCTGCCTCGCGGTGCACGCGGGGCTCGTGCGTGTGGGGCTCGGGGTGCTGTTCGATCCGCTGCTTCTCGTCGACCGCGTGGCTGCTGCCCGGACGGCTGGCTGA
- a CDS encoding AAA family ATPase — protein sequence MPPSAPSAAMVGRDAELAIVRGFFDQVVEGVPVAVLVEGEAGIGKSRLLREFGAEVANRADVHVGWCLDLGASRTPFGPLTGILRSIVALMGADRVRDQLGVGVEALGMLLPELNPTDRSQTSPDRLRDAIASLIEAAAELAPQVLVVEDLHWADESTLALLSFLLRTLARGRILLVLTCRTDDVRRGDAVSRFIGESTRARLLERVTVERLDTESVRQLAESITGEPLSDTALERIQERAEGVPFFVEEIAGCSTGPLPGSLRDLLLARFDRLGDDARRVVHVVSGAERPLTHPLVTRLAGLPEARLDEGIREATLSGILVVVDDDYRFRHALLREAVHDDLLPGERARLHRAYAETLEENGTGTDSGDPAALAYHWQLAQDDRRALAAAVTAMLDAKSRFAFASAARFGELALDLWIQVPDAESVVDIERFELLRTLGSVLRNAGDGERALAVVNVALDEVDPATVDPRTYARLLRDKAYYLMNLGREGSIALLHESLEVLDGRVDDDRLRASILNQLASRYMIAGHLDQAIMLATEAGECAVRAGSDDEASIAANVRGGARAHLGDLEAGHREYALALRLAKGTNAEMRYRVNYSDLLGLLGRYRDAVQVAEDGLAPARAFGVERTTGALMTQNMAVPLLEMGEIDRVEGMLARELAQRTLRISHMYSTMTRVRVLSWRGRHEQAAEILREWHPSFEETGRVERQIWYDEVMMRVAVAEGRGDHARALAEVRAMLADAGPVFLHQRRLLLEASWLIAELRASGVDVAEAIGDVRGAWLAQPAPLQGDRWGMILEALLSTSTPSMRAAVDLADDDDVPVTFRVTTRLELARLLVDAGERAEAAAVLAHALGEAERLGHVPLMQTVGAFASASGLAAASDSSRAVAESDPLTARERQVLELIVEGLSNRQIGERLFISVKTVSVHVSAVLRKLGVSTRTEAAVLQQKSGFGASGQPAVVR from the coding sequence ATGCCCCCGTCCGCTCCCAGCGCCGCGATGGTCGGCCGCGACGCCGAGCTCGCGATCGTGCGCGGGTTCTTCGACCAGGTGGTCGAGGGAGTCCCGGTCGCCGTTCTGGTCGAGGGCGAGGCGGGCATCGGCAAGTCGCGCCTGCTGCGCGAGTTCGGAGCCGAGGTGGCGAACCGCGCCGACGTCCACGTCGGCTGGTGCCTCGACCTCGGGGCATCGCGCACGCCGTTCGGACCGCTGACCGGCATCCTTCGCTCGATCGTCGCGCTCATGGGCGCCGATCGCGTGCGCGACCAGCTCGGCGTCGGTGTCGAGGCGCTGGGCATGCTGCTGCCCGAGCTCAATCCGACCGACCGGTCGCAGACCAGCCCCGATCGCCTGCGCGACGCGATCGCGTCGCTCATCGAGGCCGCCGCAGAGCTCGCTCCGCAGGTGCTGGTCGTCGAAGACCTGCACTGGGCCGACGAGTCGACCCTCGCGCTCCTCTCCTTCCTGCTCCGCACGCTGGCACGGGGCCGCATCCTGCTCGTCCTCACCTGCCGCACCGACGACGTGCGCCGGGGCGATGCCGTGAGCCGGTTCATCGGCGAGTCCACCCGTGCGCGCCTTCTCGAGCGGGTCACGGTCGAGAGGCTCGACACGGAATCCGTGCGACAGCTCGCCGAGTCGATCACCGGAGAGCCGCTCAGCGACACCGCGCTCGAGCGCATCCAGGAGCGGGCAGAGGGCGTGCCGTTCTTCGTCGAGGAGATCGCCGGCTGCTCGACAGGTCCTCTCCCCGGCAGCCTCCGAGACCTCCTGCTCGCCCGATTCGACCGGCTCGGCGACGATGCGAGGCGCGTCGTGCACGTCGTGTCGGGCGCCGAGCGTCCGCTCACGCATCCGCTCGTCACTCGGCTCGCCGGCCTTCCGGAGGCGCGACTCGACGAGGGGATCCGCGAGGCGACGCTCAGCGGCATCCTCGTCGTGGTCGACGACGACTACCGATTCCGGCATGCGCTGCTGCGCGAAGCCGTGCACGACGACCTGCTTCCCGGTGAGCGCGCTCGCCTGCACAGGGCGTACGCCGAGACGCTCGAAGAGAACGGCACCGGCACCGACAGCGGAGATCCCGCCGCGCTCGCCTACCACTGGCAGCTCGCGCAAGACGACCGTCGTGCGCTCGCCGCAGCCGTCACCGCGATGCTCGACGCCAAGTCGCGATTCGCCTTCGCGAGCGCCGCCCGATTCGGCGAGCTCGCCCTCGATCTGTGGATCCAGGTTCCCGACGCCGAGAGCGTCGTCGACATCGAGCGCTTCGAGCTGCTGCGCACCCTCGGCTCGGTGCTGCGCAACGCCGGAGACGGCGAGAGGGCGCTGGCCGTGGTCAACGTCGCCCTCGACGAGGTCGATCCCGCGACGGTCGATCCGCGCACGTACGCGAGGCTCCTGCGCGACAAGGCGTACTACCTGATGAATCTCGGGCGCGAAGGCTCGATCGCGCTGCTTCATGAGTCGCTCGAGGTGCTCGACGGCAGGGTCGACGACGATCGGCTCCGCGCATCGATCCTCAATCAGCTGGCGAGCAGATACATGATCGCGGGGCATCTCGATCAGGCGATCATGCTGGCGACCGAGGCCGGAGAGTGTGCGGTTCGCGCCGGGTCAGATGACGAGGCGTCGATCGCCGCGAACGTCCGGGGCGGCGCCCGCGCTCACCTCGGCGATCTCGAGGCCGGGCACCGCGAGTACGCACTCGCCCTGCGGCTGGCGAAGGGCACGAACGCCGAGATGCGGTATCGGGTGAACTACTCCGATCTGCTGGGGCTGCTCGGGCGCTACCGCGACGCGGTGCAGGTCGCTGAAGACGGCCTCGCCCCGGCGCGGGCGTTCGGCGTCGAGCGCACGACCGGTGCGCTGATGACGCAGAACATGGCGGTGCCCCTTCTCGAGATGGGTGAGATCGACCGCGTCGAGGGGATGCTGGCGCGCGAGCTCGCGCAGCGGACGCTGCGCATCTCACACATGTACTCCACGATGACGCGGGTCCGCGTGCTGTCGTGGCGAGGTCGGCATGAGCAGGCGGCCGAGATACTGCGCGAATGGCATCCGTCGTTCGAAGAGACCGGACGCGTCGAACGGCAGATCTGGTACGACGAGGTCATGATGCGCGTCGCCGTCGCCGAAGGGCGGGGCGATCACGCGCGAGCGCTCGCCGAAGTGAGAGCGATGCTGGCGGACGCCGGCCCCGTGTTCCTCCACCAGCGCCGTCTTCTCCTTGAAGCCTCGTGGTTGATCGCCGAGCTCCGGGCATCGGGCGTCGATGTCGCAGAGGCCATCGGCGACGTGCGGGGAGCGTGGCTCGCGCAGCCCGCCCCGTTGCAGGGCGACCGGTGGGGGATGATCCTCGAAGCGCTGCTCTCGACGTCGACCCCGTCGATGCGGGCTGCCGTCGACCTCGCCGACGACGACGACGTGCCCGTGACGTTCCGGGTGACGACACGACTCGAGCTCGCTCGGCTGCTCGTCGACGCGGGCGAGCGCGCCGAGGCCGCCGCCGTGCTCGCCCACGCCCTCGGTGAAGCCGAACGGCTCGGGCATGTTCCGCTCATGCAGACCGTCGGGGCGTTCGCCTCCGCGTCTGGCCTCGCTGCAGCATCCGATTCGTCCCGTGCTGTCGCGGAATCCGATCCGCTCACCGCTCGGGAGAGACAGGTTCTCGAACTGATCGTCGAGGGTCTCAGCAACCGACAGATCGGTGAGCGGCTCTTCATCAGCGTGAAGACCGTGAGCGTCCACGTATCGGCCGTACTGCGAAAGCTCGGTGTCAGCACGCGCACAGAAGCGGCCGTCCTGCAGCAGAAGTCGGGGTTCGGAGCCAGCGGTCAGCCTGCCGTGGTACGTTGA
- a CDS encoding DUF3516 domain-containing protein — MPAILDHTTLTDGSDADAVYTAFVEWAESTGISLYPAQDEAVIEIVSGNNLILSTPTGTGKSLVAVGAHFAALVEGRRSFYTAPIKALVSEKFFALVDVFGASNVGMITGDSSVNPDAPIICCTAEILANLALRQGTDAAVHQVVMDEFHFYADPDRGWAWQVPLLELPQAQFILMSATLGDVSQLSSDLTRRTGRDTASVTGVERPVPLHYFYETTPIHETIDDLLGTGQAPIYVVHFSQAAAMERAQALSSTKVATREQRDEIAALIGGFRFTTAFGKTLSRFLRAGIGVHHAGMLPKYRRLVEQLAQRGLLRVICGTDTLGVGINVPIRTVLLTALTKFDGTRMRQLSAREFHQIAGRAGRAGFDTAGTVVAQAPEHESENVAAIKKAGDDPKKKRKIVRKKAPDGFVSWGEPSFRKLIDAEPETLTSHMQITSAMMLNVIGRGGDVFGNMRALVYDNHEPRKRQRELALRAIGIYRTLLESGVVEQTDDGEIRLTVDLQPNFALNQPLSPFALAAFDLLDPDPSAGTGTGSYALDMISIVESTLDDPRAILGQQEFQARGEAVAVMKREGIEYDERMELLEEITYPKPLDELLSAAFETFSAAQPWIRDFELHPKSVVRDMYERAMSFGEYVAFYKIARSEGVVLRYLSDAYRAASQTIPEEAKDEDLRDLIEWLGELVRQVDSSLLDEWEELVNGVLQDPDEEPIVPPAPKRLTSNVRAFRTLVRNELFRRVQLAAREDVTALAELDPSFGADAWSDALDGYFADHDEILTGANARSSQLLLLTEGATEWTVRQILDDPAGDHDWGISATVDLAASDEEGAAVVTVTGVDRL; from the coding sequence ATGCCTGCGATCCTCGACCACACCACGCTGACCGACGGATCCGATGCGGATGCCGTCTACACGGCATTCGTCGAGTGGGCGGAGTCGACCGGCATCAGTCTCTACCCCGCGCAGGACGAGGCTGTCATCGAGATCGTCTCGGGCAACAACCTGATCCTCTCGACGCCCACCGGCACCGGCAAGTCGCTCGTCGCGGTCGGGGCGCACTTCGCCGCGCTCGTCGAGGGCCGCCGCTCGTTCTACACGGCTCCGATCAAGGCCCTGGTGAGTGAGAAGTTCTTCGCGCTCGTCGACGTCTTCGGCGCCTCGAACGTCGGCATGATCACGGGCGACTCGTCGGTCAACCCCGATGCGCCGATCATCTGCTGCACGGCGGAGATCCTCGCGAACCTCGCACTGCGCCAGGGCACGGATGCCGCGGTGCACCAGGTCGTCATGGACGAGTTCCACTTCTACGCCGACCCGGACCGCGGGTGGGCGTGGCAGGTGCCGCTGCTCGAGCTGCCACAGGCGCAGTTCATCCTGATGTCCGCGACGCTCGGCGATGTCTCGCAGCTGTCGAGCGACCTCACCCGCAGGACAGGCCGCGACACGGCATCCGTCACGGGCGTCGAGCGTCCCGTGCCGCTGCACTACTTCTACGAGACCACGCCGATCCACGAGACGATCGACGATCTGCTCGGCACCGGCCAGGCCCCGATCTACGTCGTGCACTTCTCGCAGGCGGCGGCGATGGAACGGGCGCAGGCGCTGTCGAGCACCAAGGTCGCCACGCGCGAGCAGCGCGACGAGATCGCGGCCCTGATCGGCGGATTCCGATTCACCACAGCCTTCGGCAAGACCCTCTCGAGGTTCCTCCGGGCCGGCATCGGCGTTCACCATGCCGGGATGCTGCCGAAGTACCGGCGCCTCGTCGAGCAGCTGGCCCAGCGCGGCCTGCTGCGCGTGATCTGCGGCACCGACACCCTCGGCGTCGGCATCAACGTGCCCATCCGCACGGTGCTGCTGACGGCCCTGACCAAGTTCGACGGCACCCGGATGCGGCAGCTCAGCGCCCGCGAGTTCCACCAGATCGCGGGGCGTGCAGGACGCGCGGGGTTCGACACCGCCGGCACGGTCGTCGCGCAGGCGCCCGAGCACGAGAGCGAGAACGTCGCCGCGATCAAGAAGGCCGGCGACGATCCGAAGAAGAAGCGCAAGATCGTCCGCAAGAAAGCGCCCGACGGCTTCGTCTCGTGGGGAGAGCCGTCGTTCCGCAAGCTGATCGACGCCGAACCCGAGACGCTGACCTCGCACATGCAGATCACGAGCGCCATGATGCTCAACGTGATCGGCCGCGGCGGCGACGTCTTCGGCAATATGCGGGCCCTCGTCTACGACAACCACGAGCCTCGCAAGAGGCAGCGTGAGCTCGCGCTGCGCGCCATCGGCATCTACCGGACACTGCTCGAGTCGGGCGTCGTCGAGCAGACGGATGACGGCGAGATCCGCCTCACGGTCGATCTGCAGCCGAACTTCGCCCTGAACCAGCCGCTGTCGCCGTTCGCCCTCGCGGCGTTCGACCTGCTCGACCCCGATCCCTCGGCCGGCACGGGCACAGGCTCGTACGCCCTCGACATGATCTCGATCGTCGAATCGACGCTCGACGACCCCCGCGCCATCCTCGGCCAGCAGGAGTTCCAGGCGCGCGGCGAAGCCGTCGCCGTCATGAAGCGCGAGGGCATCGAGTACGACGAGCGTATGGAGCTGCTCGAGGAGATCACCTATCCGAAGCCGCTCGACGAGCTGCTGAGCGCCGCGTTCGAGACGTTCAGTGCGGCCCAGCCGTGGATCCGCGACTTCGAACTGCATCCGAAGTCCGTCGTGCGCGACATGTACGAGCGAGCCATGTCGTTCGGAGAATATGTCGCGTTCTACAAGATCGCGCGCTCCGAGGGTGTGGTGCTGCGCTATCTCTCGGACGCGTATCGGGCGGCCTCGCAGACGATTCCCGAAGAGGCGAAAGACGAGGATCTGCGCGACCTCATCGAATGGCTCGGCGAACTCGTGCGCCAGGTCGACTCGAGTCTGCTCGACGAGTGGGAGGAGCTCGTGAACGGGGTGCTGCAGGATCCCGACGAGGAGCCGATCGTCCCGCCGGCCCCCAAGCGCCTCACCTCGAACGTGCGGGCGTTCCGCACCCTCGTACGCAACGAGCTGTTCCGCCGGGTGCAGCTCGCGGCTCGCGAGGATGTCACCGCCCTCGCCGAGCTCGATCCGTCGTTCGGCGCGGATGCGTGGTCTGACGCGCTCGACGGATACTTCGCGGATCACGACGAGATCCTCACCGGCGCGAACGCCCGCAGCTCGCAGCTGCTGCTCCTCACAGAAGGCGCCACCGAGTGGACCGTGCGTCAGATCCTCGACGACCCGGCCGGCGACCACGACTGGGGCATCTCGGCCACGGTCGACCTCGCCGCCTCCGACGAGGAGGGCGCCGCTGTCGTCACGGTGACGGGCGTCGATCGACTCTGA
- the deoD gene encoding purine-nucleoside phosphorylase gives MSTHIAAEPGQIAPIVLFPGDPLRAKWIAETFLDDAELYSETRGMLGYTGTWEGHRVSVQGSGMGQPSMAIYANELFEEYDVQTIVRVGSCGALTEKLKVRDIIIANGACTDSGINRVRFHGLDYAPVADFGLLRAAVEASEAEPLDAAVHVGLLFSSDQFYSTRPELTEPFVQHGALGVEMEAAGLYTLAAFHGRRALAICTVSDHIVTGEQTTAQEREQTFGDMIRIALRAATSV, from the coding sequence ATGAGCACGCACATCGCCGCAGAGCCCGGTCAGATCGCCCCCATCGTCCTGTTCCCGGGCGACCCGCTGCGGGCGAAGTGGATCGCCGAGACCTTCCTCGACGATGCCGAGCTGTACTCCGAGACCCGCGGGATGCTGGGCTACACCGGCACCTGGGAGGGCCACCGCGTGTCTGTACAGGGTTCGGGCATGGGCCAGCCGTCGATGGCGATCTACGCGAACGAGCTGTTCGAGGAGTACGACGTGCAGACCATCGTGCGCGTCGGCTCGTGCGGCGCTCTGACCGAGAAGCTGAAGGTGCGCGACATCATCATCGCCAACGGCGCCTGCACCGATTCGGGGATCAACCGGGTGCGGTTCCACGGTCTCGACTACGCGCCCGTGGCGGACTTCGGCCTGCTGCGTGCCGCGGTCGAGGCGAGCGAGGCCGAGCCCCTCGACGCCGCCGTGCACGTGGGCCTGCTGTTCTCGAGCGACCAGTTCTACAGCACGCGCCCCGAGCTCACCGAGCCGTTCGTGCAGCACGGCGCACTCGGCGTCGAGATGGAGGCCGCAGGGCTGTACACCCTCGCGGCGTTCCACGGGCGCCGCGCCCTGGCCATCTGCACGGTGTCGGATCACATCGTCACGGGCGAGCAGACCACCGCCCAGGAGCGCGAGCAGACGTTCGGCGACATGATCCGCATCGCGCTGCGCGCCGCGACCTCGGTCTGA
- a CDS encoding FUSC family protein, with product MRIHAAIRASKRSPLLQVVKSAAATIAAWLLAGWVVPGQLPVFAAIAALLVVQPSVNQSLSKALERSIGVIVGVVIAVALGLLLGSPSWIVLLAIVVAMLVAWAFRATPGTGNQVAISAMLVLALGSTPDYAIARIFETLIGVVIGIVVNALIVPPVLVAPARRDLGLLGAELAASLDRLADSLPEPQTPAKLQELMLEARLLRPMKDAAEASIAAGEESLTLNPRRSTHRDELREMRALLERLSPIVTQTIGMTRAYFDHYDDSIGQEPAVTAIAEQLRRAGHDVRLAVQIADVSPEPETLTSAIPALTAPLVIRPPSSTHWILIGSLMEDLRRIRGELVEEE from the coding sequence ATGCGCATCCATGCCGCGATCCGCGCCTCGAAGCGCTCGCCCCTGCTGCAGGTGGTGAAGTCCGCCGCAGCGACGATCGCCGCGTGGCTGCTCGCGGGCTGGGTCGTTCCGGGGCAGCTGCCCGTGTTCGCCGCGATCGCCGCACTGCTGGTCGTGCAGCCCAGCGTCAACCAGTCGCTGTCGAAGGCGCTGGAGCGCAGCATCGGCGTGATCGTCGGCGTCGTGATCGCCGTCGCGCTCGGCCTTCTGCTCGGTTCGCCCAGCTGGATCGTGCTGCTCGCGATCGTCGTGGCCATGCTCGTCGCATGGGCGTTCCGTGCCACCCCTGGCACCGGCAACCAGGTCGCGATCTCGGCGATGCTCGTGCTCGCCCTCGGTTCGACACCCGACTATGCGATCGCGCGCATCTTCGAGACCCTGATCGGCGTGGTCATCGGCATCGTCGTGAACGCGCTGATCGTGCCGCCGGTGCTGGTCGCCCCCGCCCGCCGCGACCTCGGACTGCTCGGCGCAGAGCTCGCCGCGAGCCTCGACCGCCTGGCCGACTCGCTGCCCGAACCGCAGACGCCCGCGAAGCTGCAGGAGCTCATGCTCGAGGCCCGACTGCTGCGCCCGATGAAGGATGCCGCTGAGGCCTCCATCGCGGCGGGCGAGGAGTCGCTCACCCTGAATCCGCGTCGCTCGACGCACCGCGATGAGCTCCGCGAGATGCGGGCGCTGCTCGAACGACTGTCGCCGATCGTGACGCAGACCATCGGGATGACCCGCGCGTACTTCGACCACTACGACGACTCGATCGGCCAGGAGCCCGCCGTCACGGCGATCGCCGAGCAGCTGCGGCGTGCGGGGCACGACGTGCGGCTGGCCGTGCAGATCGCGGACGTGTCACCCGAACCCGAGACCCTGACCTCGGCGATCCCCGCGCTCACGGCGCCGCTCGTCATCCGGCCGCCGTCGTCGACCCACTGGATCCTGATCGGGTCGCTGATGGAAGACCTCCGGCGCATCCGCGGGGAGCTCGTCGAGGAGGAGTGA